A stretch of the Nicotiana tabacum cultivar K326 chromosome 6, ASM71507v2, whole genome shotgun sequence genome encodes the following:
- the LOC107789141 gene encoding hexose carrier protein HEX6-like isoform X1, whose amino-acid sequence MAGGLAVVANEDGQYNGKLTSFVILACMMAAMGGVIFGYDIGISGGVTSMEPFLKKFFHDVYTKMKEDKEVSNYCKFDSQLLTSFTSSLYVAGLFATFIASSVTRTFGRKASILLGGANFLAGAALGGAAFNIYMLIFGRVLLGVGVGFANQAVPLYLSEMAPSKYRGGINNSFQLSVGIGVLIANLINYGTEKVKGGWGWRVSLAMAAVPAFILTLGALFLPETPNSLIQRTNDREKVKRMLQRIRGTDDVQAELDDLIVASETSKTIKHPFKNILQRKYRPQFVMSVAIPFFQQVTGINVIAFYAPILFRTIGLGESAALLSAVVTGAVGIATTAMSMLIVDKVGRRGLLIFGGIQMFVTQMIVGGLMGAKLGDHGGVSKAWAFVILVLICIYVAGFGLSWGPLGWLIPSEIFPLEIRSAGQSITVAVNFLFTFLVGQTFLAMLCHFKYGIFFFFGGWVAIMTAFVYWFLPETKNLPIEKMDKVWREHWFWKKIVGENVELIIKEEAT is encoded by the exons ATGGCAGGGGGATTAGCAGTAGTAGCAAATGAGGATGGGCAGTACAATGGCAAGCTGACATCTTTTGTAATATTAGCTTGTATGATGGCTGCTATGGGAGGTGTAATTTTTGGATATGATATTGGAATTTCAG GTGGAGTAACATCCATGGAACCTTTTCTAAAGAAGTTTTTCCATGATGTGTACACAAAGATGAAAGAAGACAAAGAAGTTAGCAACTACTGCAAATTTGACAGCCAATTGTTGACATCATTCACATCCTCCTTATATGTAGCTGGTCTTTTTGCTACTTTTATTGCTTCATCAGTCACCAGAACATTTGGTCGTAAGGCCTCAATCCTTCTTGGAGGAGCTAATTTCCTAGCCGGTGCAGCCCTTGGTGGTGCTGCTTTTAATATCTATATGCTTATCTTTGGCAGAGTTTTACTAGGTGTTGGCGTTGGTTTTGCAAATCAG GCTGTACCATTATATCTTTCAGAAATGGCACCATCCAAGTACAGAGGAGGAATCAACAATAGCTTTCAACTCAGTGTAGGCATTGGAGTTTTAATAGCAAACCTTATAAATTATGGCACTGAAAAGGTTAAAGGTGGTTGGGGATGGAGAGTGTCCCTTGCTATGGCTGCAGTCCCAGCATTCATTTTAACTTTAGGTGCACTGTTCCTCCCAGAAACACCCAACAGCTTAATTCAACGCACCAATGATCGGGAAAAGGTTAAAAGAATGCTACAAAGAATCCGAGGCACTGATGATGTTCAAGCAGAACTTGATGATCTTATTGTAGCTAGTGAAACTTCAAAAACAATCAAACACCCTTTTAAGAACATTCTACAAAGGAAATATAGGCCTCAATTTGTTATGTCCGTGGCAATACCGTTTTTCCAACAAGTGACAGGAATTAATGTCATTGCATTCTATGCTCCTATACTTTTTCGAACGATTGGACTAGGTGAAAGTGCAGCTCTTTTATCTGCTGTAGTGACAGGGGCTGTTGGAATTGCTACAACTGCAATGTCAATGCTGATTGTGGATAAAGTTGGCCGAAGAGGGCTGCTCATTTTTGGAGGAATACAAATGTTTGTTACACAAATGATAGTAGGAGGATTAATGGGAGCTAAGTTAGGGGATCATGGTGGAGTGAGTAAAGCTTGGGCATTTGTAATATTGGTGTTGATTTGCATTTACGTAGCTGGTTTTGGTTTGTCATGGGGGCCATTAGGATGGTTAATTCCAAGTGAGATATTCCCATTGGAGATAAGATCAGCTGGACAAAGTATTACAGTAGCAGTGAACTTTCTTTTCACTTTCTTGGTTGGTCAAACATTTTTAGCCATGTTGTGTCATTTCAAGTATgggattttcttcttttttggagGTTGGGTGGCAATAATGACTGCATTTGTCTACTGGTTTTTGCCAGAGACTAAGAATTTGCCTATTGAGAAAATGGACAAAGTGTGGAGGGAACATTGGTTTTGGAAGAAAATTGTTGGAGAAAATGTTGAGCTTATCATCAAAGAAGAGGCAACTTAA
- the LOC107789141 gene encoding hexose carrier protein HEX6-like isoform X2 — MEPFLKKFFHDVYTKMKEDKEVSNYCKFDSQLLTSFTSSLYVAGLFATFIASSVTRTFGRKASILLGGANFLAGAALGGAAFNIYMLIFGRVLLGVGVGFANQAVPLYLSEMAPSKYRGGINNSFQLSVGIGVLIANLINYGTEKVKGGWGWRVSLAMAAVPAFILTLGALFLPETPNSLIQRTNDREKVKRMLQRIRGTDDVQAELDDLIVASETSKTIKHPFKNILQRKYRPQFVMSVAIPFFQQVTGINVIAFYAPILFRTIGLGESAALLSAVVTGAVGIATTAMSMLIVDKVGRRGLLIFGGIQMFVTQMIVGGLMGAKLGDHGGVSKAWAFVILVLICIYVAGFGLSWGPLGWLIPSEIFPLEIRSAGQSITVAVNFLFTFLVGQTFLAMLCHFKYGIFFFFGGWVAIMTAFVYWFLPETKNLPIEKMDKVWREHWFWKKIVGENVELIIKEEAT; from the exons ATGGAACCTTTTCTAAAGAAGTTTTTCCATGATGTGTACACAAAGATGAAAGAAGACAAAGAAGTTAGCAACTACTGCAAATTTGACAGCCAATTGTTGACATCATTCACATCCTCCTTATATGTAGCTGGTCTTTTTGCTACTTTTATTGCTTCATCAGTCACCAGAACATTTGGTCGTAAGGCCTCAATCCTTCTTGGAGGAGCTAATTTCCTAGCCGGTGCAGCCCTTGGTGGTGCTGCTTTTAATATCTATATGCTTATCTTTGGCAGAGTTTTACTAGGTGTTGGCGTTGGTTTTGCAAATCAG GCTGTACCATTATATCTTTCAGAAATGGCACCATCCAAGTACAGAGGAGGAATCAACAATAGCTTTCAACTCAGTGTAGGCATTGGAGTTTTAATAGCAAACCTTATAAATTATGGCACTGAAAAGGTTAAAGGTGGTTGGGGATGGAGAGTGTCCCTTGCTATGGCTGCAGTCCCAGCATTCATTTTAACTTTAGGTGCACTGTTCCTCCCAGAAACACCCAACAGCTTAATTCAACGCACCAATGATCGGGAAAAGGTTAAAAGAATGCTACAAAGAATCCGAGGCACTGATGATGTTCAAGCAGAACTTGATGATCTTATTGTAGCTAGTGAAACTTCAAAAACAATCAAACACCCTTTTAAGAACATTCTACAAAGGAAATATAGGCCTCAATTTGTTATGTCCGTGGCAATACCGTTTTTCCAACAAGTGACAGGAATTAATGTCATTGCATTCTATGCTCCTATACTTTTTCGAACGATTGGACTAGGTGAAAGTGCAGCTCTTTTATCTGCTGTAGTGACAGGGGCTGTTGGAATTGCTACAACTGCAATGTCAATGCTGATTGTGGATAAAGTTGGCCGAAGAGGGCTGCTCATTTTTGGAGGAATACAAATGTTTGTTACACAAATGATAGTAGGAGGATTAATGGGAGCTAAGTTAGGGGATCATGGTGGAGTGAGTAAAGCTTGGGCATTTGTAATATTGGTGTTGATTTGCATTTACGTAGCTGGTTTTGGTTTGTCATGGGGGCCATTAGGATGGTTAATTCCAAGTGAGATATTCCCATTGGAGATAAGATCAGCTGGACAAAGTATTACAGTAGCAGTGAACTTTCTTTTCACTTTCTTGGTTGGTCAAACATTTTTAGCCATGTTGTGTCATTTCAAGTATgggattttcttcttttttggagGTTGGGTGGCAATAATGACTGCATTTGTCTACTGGTTTTTGCCAGAGACTAAGAATTTGCCTATTGAGAAAATGGACAAAGTGTGGAGGGAACATTGGTTTTGGAAGAAAATTGTTGGAGAAAATGTTGAGCTTATCATCAAAGAAGAGGCAACTTAA